The DNA window TATGCCTAAGGAGGCGAATTGATGTCAGAGTCAAGCCTATACTATTTATATTCGTTATaccattaaatatattttataaatatatttaatggtATGGTAGggctatttataaaaattaaattaaaattttataactaatatatttaagaatttcatactattttttattttaattttttactttttgaaagtgtttaaaaaagtgaagtgaataatattattttaggtactcaaactataagaatATATCATATTCAGTACTTAGAgaaagagataaagaaaatatcaaattcagtacctagatatgaaagtccCAAAATGTCCTCCATGCCTTGGGGGCATTTTGGGTGTAAAATTGTGAttaatagtgaaaaagtatcataaatgtgattacaccttagttcagAGACTAtccacgatatttttaaagttcagggaCCATTGGTGTGCAAAAGGCATAGTTCAAggaccatttgcgtagttcactctttaatAAAAGATCAGACGACCCACCTACATTATCCACTAAGTATTGTAGTTAACTTTAAACTTTAGATTTGTGTTTATTTGTAGTTAGATGTGGCTTATAAGATTGTCCTAAATTACTTTATTCGAGTAATAGTTAACAACAGTAACATTCGGCAGTGTTTATATGTTCCAAATTTTAGAAATGGTCCTAATGGATGTCACATCATTATCATAATAACCCACTTGAAAAATCCTCCCAATTAAGTAGCAAACCTTCCATTCCATGCTTgatataaaacataattataactGAAAGCTTTATTTCCGAATCTTATCTTTTGCCTTCTTCTAGAAATAATGTACAGTATATACATGACCAAATTGAAAGATGTATTAGTATGTGATTTCATCAATATATAGTGTAATTTGTATGTTTGACTGATAATAATGTGATTTGTATTTatatgaaattattatattgatgATGGGTGTAAAACTAAAAGAATTATATtcgtatatttatattaatatataatcaAATTATTATCAGTCAAAATtgtacaaatacaattaaaatgaCTGCCATAATTCCTTTAATGATGGGCCAATTTCCATAAATGACTGGGCCTGTATCGAGCTTTATTATGGGCCTTCAATCACTGAGCccttatttataattttattcatcaaaaatcaaaatcagttGTTATCCCTTTCAGCTCACACACAcaggcagagagagagagagagagagagagagagatggaggaTGAAGAGCATGAGGTTTACGGCGCCGATATACCAGACGTAGCCGAGATGGAGGCCGATGCAGACGTGGACATGCCGGGAGCCGAAGATGACGCTGCCGCCAAGGTTATTATCGATTAACCTTTTTTTGTCCccaatttattttcaaaatcgTAAATTTGTGTTTGATTCATTAGGTTAGGTTTATGCATGTGCTCTAGATTGATTTGATCTATGGTAATTAGGAATTGGATGAGATGAAGAAGCGATTGAAGGAGATGGAAGAGGAAGCCGCGGCGCTTCGTGAAATGCAGGCGAAAGTAGAGAAGGAGATGGGCTCTGTGCAAGGTCTAATTTCTATTTAGCGAATTGTTGAATTCTTAATTTGACAATTTTAATTCCCCTGTTTTATCGTATTCGTTTACCCTCCAATTTAGATGCTTAAAAGAGTAGCTTTTCGGTCGAATCTACATGTTTTGTCTTGGCAAATAAGggagaaaagagaagaagacGTGATCTTTGATCTCTGACTCCGTAAATTGGGATAATTTGGTTATGTTGATCTGTTTCTGTTTTTTCCCTGTCGAGTTTGGATTGGATCCTAACAATTTGTTCTTTGGAATGTGCATTTGCCTCTGTTGTAGAAACTTGATTGTTTCACGTAGCTGATTAATATAATCATGTATAGAATTATGTAGGAACACCTATTTTCCTGGTTCTCGTTGAATGTTAATATTCAGAATTTGGGAATTATATGGTTTTAAAATGAGGGAAGGATAGCGTTTTATTTCTCTTTGGAGATTCGACATTCATCTTTGTGGGACATAAGTGGAGGCAATCAAGTGATTAATTGGTAAGGATAAAAAGTGCATAAAgaataatatgaaaatattcGCAATCAAGTGAATGAGTGATTAATTGGTAAAGATAAAAGGTGCATAGAGAATAATATGAAAATGTTCTGACTTACAAGTTACAACTTCCAACACAAATTGATTTCACTAGCTAGAATTCTATAATTTGTGGTAACAGAAGGCTCCTCTTTACAtgatatatgtgttttgtaCTTTTGATTGTTGAATAAAGTAATTCAGCTGCCCCATATTTTTTTGCCATGTTTCTGGTTTCATGTTCTTATTCTGCTGTCTTGTAGATCCTGCTAGTGTTGCTGCAGCTCAGGTAAATAAGGAGGAGGTGGATGCAAGATCTGTCTTTGTTGGCAATGTGAGTTATCTGTCACATGGTTAATTGTTTTTAATAAGCCTATGACCTATGAATTGATTTGTTTGACTGCGTGCTTTATGAGTGATTGAGCGTTTGATGTATCATCTCTTTAGAGTAGTCTTCTGCTGGACTTTTGTTACTATggtttataatatatttttttaatccttGTAAATATAGTATTGTTATGTATCTATTGTCGGACTGTTAGATTGAATGATTTTTTATCCTATGGAATTTCCGAAAGTTTCTGCAAATCAGGATAGATGGATGTACCAATTAAGGCTGCCGAACTCCAAAATCATGGCAAAGGTcttacatttatttttattatgtcaTTATTTGGGAGTATTGACACTACAAAACTGTCGTAAAAAAGTTTAGTAAGTACATTATACCTATGTTCGATCATATCTTCTCCATTCAAAAATGTTGTATTTTCTTTTCAGGCCACGTTTTATCTGTTTTTTATATTGCAATATCTTTAAGTGACAGATCAGTTTAGGAATATGGAATATTGCCTAAAACCTTCATATATATAGTACCACAACTGAACTTAAGGTGTTTCGGAAAGACGTTCAACCTCTCTGGTTGAATTCTGGTGTAGCGGCTGTGTTTGGGGGTTATGTtgattttttagatttttatttgtaattaagACAATTATGATGATGTTAGCTTCCTCTGACGTGCTTTCTTCCACATGAAGTCTCTGCTCATCTACTTTCAAGTTTGATGATGTGCAGTAATATGGTGGCCTCTGTGATGTGGCCACTTTTTTAGTCAGTCTGACTGTTCtctcttttcaaaaaaatatttgacTCACAGTTAGTCTTATTATGTATTTAATGCTTCTAACTATGATCGCAGGCTCGGTCATATTCCTGAGAATCATTGGATTTAGCCTTGTATATTTGTGGCGAAAGCAGTTCTTTTGCCCTTACGTGGACTTTTCTTGTCAGTATCTCTATATGTTTGTAAACTATCGAGTTCTAAACCAATGaggaaaaaaaagttaaaagtcAAGAGAAGAAAAATATAGTGATACCCCTCctgtaaaaatgataaaacaAAAACATTGAAACAGAAGGATggggaaaaagaaaaatcaaaagaaaaaaaaggaaaaaaaagcaaaaaggaaaaaaagataCACTGTTACATGAAGTATATCTTTTGAGTTCATGCCATAATGATGAGGCTAGCTCCACCCGTGACAAATTCCTTGAGTTGTCAAATGTAATAGTACCTGAAAGTCCCTCAAGAGTCCTGCTTTCTGCCACAAATCCTTCCAGTGCATTTGAAGTGAGGAGGCTGGTGACAAGCTGGCTACTTCAGTGGGCCAATATGATTGCTGATTGGGCTGACAGATTTGGCTTCATATGGTTGGTTTTAAGAGCGTGATATGGTGAGGAGTTACTTGATGTGGCTCTTTCTCTTTTCTCCCTATTTGCCCTAGATCAGTATTAAAGAACCACTTAAGAATGCTCTTTTTGTTTCTCTCCTTGAAGCCATCTATAcgtatatatatagaaatagaTCACTTGGTATTACTCAGATAGAAAATGAAGTATATAAGTTCCGATAGTTTAAGCTGGTATGCAGAAAATAGTGTTACATCTACACCTCAGCCAAAACCATGCATattgttttcatttcttttctgCTTTGTGTCATTATAATGCCACATCTTCTATTGTTTTTTACTACAAAGAAATAGTGCTCTGTGAAAATAGTGTTTTAAGATTGTACTTTCTTGAAATGTTGGGGCCTCATATTTTCAAATACAATTTCTGCAAAAAACTTTTTGACCTTTTAATTCTTGTGCCAATGTTTTTTATTCATGGAACTGCAAGTGAGTGAAAAGACTTAGGCTACTCAATGTTTTTCGATTTATTTGCCTTCTAAATGATTATATAGTAGAGTTTTAAGGCTGTTTAGTTAGAAAATGGGAAAAGGATGATTTCTGTTGATTGTTTGCAAGTGAATGGGGAGATTATGTGAGAAAGATCCCTGTAATGATATGGTAATGGGACATGTTTCTGTTCCTTAGATTTGTCAAAGCTTAGGTGCAGGTTTTATTCAGTACTGATCAAATGATTTTTTCTGGTTTAGACAAATTTTGTCAAGGTAATGTGACAAAAATGGAGTAACCATTTTATGGCTCATTACTGCTGTAAGAATGATTGTGTTATGTAGTGGGTTTTTCTTCTGTACGAGTTCTAAACCGCTTCCAAAAGCTGGTTGTATTAGATTTTAGCCACAATCTGTTTATACTTGAAAACTGGTGTCATAGTAATAGAGCTAATTGGATTTACTTGTTTACATGGTGGTGTTTTCATTCGAAAATTTGGAAAAACTCTGGTGCCTGCACATATAGCGTAGACATGTTTGCTCTGAGATTATTCTTATGCTTATGCAGATAAAATCTTGCACTTACATTAGGAGTAAAATATCTCTAATTTGGATAGAGAGCTATGACCCGGACCAGACTATTACCATAGTAACTTAACCAGTAATGAGTTTTAGCTAATTTTCTGGTCTCTGTGTCTTTGAAGTGTTGAAAGGAGGATCTTGCTTCTTTCCCCCACTTTATTCTTCTAAAATCGCGCATGATATTTAGTCCTTTTGAATATTTCATAGTGTATATGGTAGAAGGTCCTACTATTTTGCATAAAACATGACCTATAGCGGTACTACTATCGCATTGGAAACTCATCGGTGATGCATAGAAGATTTTGAAATTGCTCTATTTCTTCCAGGTTGATTATGCTTGCACTCCGGAGGAAGTTCAACAACATTTCCAAACATGTGGAACTGTAAACCGCGTTACTATTTTGACCGACAAGTTTGGGCAGCCCAAAGGCTTTGCATATGTTGAATTTGTTGAGGTAGAAGCCGTTCAGGAGGCCCTCCAACTGAATGAATCTGAGTTACACGGACGCCAATTGAAGGTTCGGCTAATAAAATTTTCATCTCACTTTTCGGTTTGCGCATCCTGCTTGCTTCATCACTAACATAGACGTTTTCCCTCTTGTATTTGCAGGTAATGGTGAAGAGAACAAATGTTCCTGGAATGAAACAGTACCGGCCGAGGAGATTCAATCCTTACCTTGCATATGGATATCGTAGGCCTTTCGGACACCAGCCTCTCTACTCTCTATATGGCTACGGGTGAGTCCTTTTCTCACCCCCCCGACCCGCTTACTCTATTGAAATTCGAGTGAATAACTGATCGTTTCATGCACGTCCTGCTGCAGCAAGGTGCCTAGATTCAGGCGCCCACCGCGCTACATGCCGTATTACTGAAGCCCGAATCGCTATTTGGTTTGTTCAGATGCAGCAACCGGCCATCACACCACGGTGGTACGAGTCGTCGCGGTTAGCTGCCGGTTATATAATGCATAATCCACGCCTTATGTGCACTGCTCTCTATCCAGTAAATGACGTTCATTTCAGCATAATATAACATTTTGCATCATCTTTGAATTATTTGCATTTTGAGTAACTCATAATGAATCTTCTGTGGTGATGCTATCTATGATATGGAGTaacatttttctatatatttgatTGCTAGTGTCACATTTTAGTTTCTGGGTTTTAAGTTATATAATTATTGAGGATAATAGTATTAATTGTCTTTACTTTAGTTAGTGTAAAAATACTTCAATCCAATCTAcataaataagtaaaaaactAATTGAGGATAGGCCAAATTTATATGAAGGTGTTAACTTTTCAAGTtacaaaattcaattttaaataagTTAGATAATAATTAAGGTGTACATCGAAACACGTCAtttgatattttgtaaatatcttCCAGAAAATAGCATGTGATATAAAAATAGTTGGTCGTAttctaagaccatccacaataggcgcccagcgaccgcccagccgagcgccggcgctgggcggttcgctgggcggtctattgcagccgcccagctagggatgtcaatcgggccagcccaccgggtttcgggcaaaccctattcgggttgcgggtcaatcaggtgcgggctaatcgggttgttattttttcgggttataaaagttcagccctaaccctaaaagctcgggtttcgggctagcccatcgggttaatcgggttgctaccgataaaattaacatgcgatcaatccaataaataatggtgaaaattagttatatttataaaatgtaaaatatttaattatgataaatttgagatatatgcgtaaactcaaatattaacatgatcaaatactaatatttgagatttatgcaacataaaacataaacatcaagaaattttaaagcatgtttagaaatttaaatatatttttttagtgaatttgaagtttctaattcatttatctattattatattaataaaaacttaatatataatttatatatttaatatataaaatggaaagttattttttcagtaatctgtattataaaataatcaatgaagtgtcgaattagagtcaaacaaatagaacaatataaattttatcgggtttccgggccagcccatcgggttttcgggtctggccctaacgggttgcgggttaatcgggtgcgggctaatcgggctgtaattttatcgggctggaaattttcagccctaaccctataaatttggcgggctattcgggtcagcccacgggttgcgggctaaattgacatccccggcccagcggctgagtggagagagaaaccgcgcagcgctgggcggttatgtggcgctgggcggtcggctgggcggtccgttcggcgctattgcagcgcccggatcacccagcgcaccgcctagcgcgaaaattaatttttttttcccgaaacactatatatacgcgctttgctcgtcattttcattcgcaccacttgttttaacgagtactctctctaatgtattttttattaatgcgaggagtgaattgtcactcttttttattaatgtatttttttaaaaattaatgtactttttttaaattattgtacttttttaaattttaatagtattattaaacttttcccgtatatgtctcgtaaattaaatttcgcatattgtgtgattgttaattatttcattttgtatatatttgttaatagtgatgtggatagtattattaatgtttcccgtatatgtctcgtaaattaaattccgtatattgtgtgattgttaattatgtcattttatataattgttattagtgatgtggctattgatgtgactgggctatttatgatgtggctaggctatggctgggctatttatgatgtggcaggaggatttttagtgctgatgatgtggcagtggctaggctatggctgggctattgctgggctattcctattgtggatggcctaattaGTTTTACTCGAATACAAGCTGTCACTCTCAACACAAGTACTACAGTAATTTTTACTATGATAAATGGAAGCCTACCACAATACATGTGATATCAGTcaagagatctaatggatgtgACCTTTAGTAGAAAATAACATTCTAATGAATTTGGTTCACTCttcattttgttttgttttagatTCTTTGATTCATTAACATCCAACATTGATTGATGAAAAGAAAATCCCACATTGATAATATTTTGGGCGGTTTGCTAAACCCTAAACTCTAAGACAATTAGTGGTAATTTAGTACTCATTCTCAATTTCCACCTAAATCATAAGCCACCAAGATCTAACACGTTTTGTTCTACAAAAGTAGGTTTCTCCAACtaccaattatgcacatcataccaATTTATTTTAGTGCTCCAAAGAGGTAGGTGACCAATAAATTATACATCTCCAAAATACATTAACTCAATAATTATTTGTAGGACTACAACAATCATTTATCATACTTACTAGtacttattttataataaaaatatatatctaaGCTAAACTACAGGTAAATTTTCAGATTTGTATTCTCTAACAATCATTATCATACTTATTATAGTTATTTGCACaataagaatatatatatatatatatatatatatatatatgattatattcaatgtcgaaccaatttaaatgaccgaactagagaacaaatcatgtCCACCCATTTTGTTAATCTTATGGTCATAATTAATTCTctcaaatattattaaatattgcCTACAttgaatataatattataaaaataacgtGTGGGatgattttgtaattttaactTTGGCAGTTATTGTCATTTCCTTGATTTCAGACAAGTTAATTTGGGAATGCATTTCACACGATTTTAATGCCCTCTTCA is part of the Salvia splendens isolate huo1 chromosome 22, SspV2, whole genome shotgun sequence genome and encodes:
- the LOC121787505 gene encoding polyadenylate-binding protein 2-like, which gives rise to MEDEEHEVYGADIPDVAEMEADADVDMPGAEDDAAAKELDEMKKRLKEMEEEAAALREMQAKVEKEMGSVQDPASVAAAQVNKEEVDARSVFVGNVDYACTPEEVQQHFQTCGTVNRVTILTDKFGQPKGFAYVEFVEVEAVQEALQLNESELHGRQLKVMVKRTNVPGMKQYRPRRFNPYLAYGYRRPFGHQPLYSLYGYGKVPRFRRPPRYMPYY